In Mus musculus strain C57BL/6J chromosome 9, GRCm38.p6 C57BL/6J, one genomic interval encodes:
- the Olfr918 gene encoding olfactory receptor 918 — protein MKYFCLPRFSIISMLTGNGSFVTEFVLAGLTDRPELQLPLFYLFLIIYTVTVVGNLGLIILIGLNPHLYTPMYYFLFNLSFIDLCYSSVSSPKMLMNFVFEKNSISYEGCMTQLFFFLFFVISECYMLTSMAYDRYVAICNPLLYKVTMSPQVCSMLSFASYGMAFAGASAHTGCMLRLIFCNANVINFYLCDILPLLQLSCTSTYVNEVVVLIVVGINITVPSFTILISYVFILANILNIKSTQGRSKAFSTCSSHIMAISLFFGSGAFMYLNHSGSMNQGKISSVFYTNVVPMFNPLIYSLRNKDVKIALKKVMMRVHSRFIS, from the coding sequence ATGAAATATTTTTGTCTGCCCAGATTTTCAATAATAAGCATGCTGACTGGAAATGgctcctttgtgactgagtttgTCCTTGCTGGTTTGACAGATCGTCCAGAGCTCCAGCTGCCTCTCTTTTACCTGTTTCTAATAATCTACACTGTCACAGTGGTGGGAAACTTGGGCTTGATCATCCTGATTGGCCTCAATCCTCACCTGTACACCCCCATGTACTATTTCCTCTTCAACCTCTCCTTCATTGATCTTTGCTACTCTTCTGTATCCAGTCCCAAGATGCTGATGAACTTTGTCTTTGAGAAGAATTCCATCTCCTATGAGGGGTGCATGACTCAgctatttttcttcctcttttttgttATCTCTGAATGCTACATGTTGACCTCAATGGCCTATGATCGCTATGTAGCCATCTGTAATCCACTGCTGTATAAGGTCACCATGTCCCCACAGGTCTGCTCAATGCTATCATTTGCTTCTTATGGGATGGCATTTGCTGGAGCCTCTGCCCACACAGGCTGCATGCTCCGACTGATCTTCTGCAATGCCAATGTCATCAACTTTTATTTGTGTGACATTCTGCCCCTCCTCCAACTTTCTTGCACCAGCACCTATGTTAATGAAGTCGTTGTTCTCATAGTTGTGGGTATTAACATCACAGTCCCCAGCTTCACCATCCTCATTTCCTATGTTTTCATCCTTGCCAACATTCTAAACATCAAATCCACACAAGGAAGATCAAAAGCCTTCAGCACCTGCAGCTCTCACATTATGGCAATTTCTCTGTTTTTTGGGTCAGGGGCATTCATGTATCTTAATCATTCTGGATCTATGAACCAGGGAaaaatttcttctgttttctacACTAATGTGGTTCCCATGTTCAACCCTCTGATCTACAGTTTGAGGAACAAAGATGTGAAAATAGCACTGAAGAAAGTTATGATGAGAGTTCACAGCAGATTCATATCCTGA